A portion of the Bacillus sp. es.034 genome contains these proteins:
- a CDS encoding ABC transporter ATP-binding protein, translating to MSKVLSVQDLHVSFTTYGGEVKAVRGVSFDLHKGETLAIVGESGCGKSVTSQSIMRLIPNPPGKVTGGRILFKGRDLLKVTEPRMRKVRGADISMIFQDPMTALNPTLTIGEQIMEGILQHNDVSKKEAKQKAIDMLKLVSIPNPEERLKQYPHQFSGGMRQRIVIAMSLVCEPDVLIADEPTTALDVTIQAQILELFKEIQKKTGVSIILITHDLGVVAQVADRIAVMYAGKIVEEGNRREIFYHSQHPYTQGLLRSVPRLDLEGEDLIPIPGSPPDLFSPPVGCPFVPRCEKAMEVCDRVYPVKTQLTDEHHVDCWLQDKRANKVKLSSVSLTIR from the coding sequence ATGAGTAAAGTTTTATCTGTACAAGATCTCCATGTCTCCTTTACAACCTATGGAGGAGAGGTCAAGGCGGTCAGGGGAGTAAGCTTTGATTTACATAAGGGCGAGACGTTGGCGATTGTCGGAGAATCCGGCTGCGGGAAGAGTGTGACATCACAGAGCATTATGAGACTGATCCCGAATCCCCCCGGGAAAGTGACGGGAGGCAGGATCCTGTTCAAGGGAAGGGACCTATTAAAGGTAACCGAACCCAGAATGAGGAAAGTGCGTGGAGCCGATATTTCCATGATCTTTCAGGATCCCATGACAGCACTTAATCCTACTTTGACCATCGGTGAACAAATCATGGAAGGGATACTGCAGCACAACGATGTATCCAAGAAAGAGGCGAAACAAAAAGCGATCGACATGCTTAAGCTTGTGAGCATTCCAAATCCTGAGGAGAGGTTAAAGCAGTATCCTCATCAATTCAGCGGAGGGATGCGGCAACGTATTGTGATTGCCATGTCCCTTGTATGTGAACCGGATGTCTTAATTGCGGATGAGCCGACAACAGCCCTTGATGTTACTATACAAGCCCAAATACTTGAATTGTTTAAAGAGATCCAGAAGAAGACAGGTGTATCGATTATTTTAATCACGCATGATTTGGGAGTCGTCGCTCAAGTGGCTGACCGAATTGCCGTCATGTATGCAGGGAAAATAGTAGAAGAAGGAAACAGGAGAGAAATCTTTTATCATTCACAACACCCGTATACTCAAGGGCTGCTGCGATCCGTCCCGAGGCTTGATCTAGAAGGGGAAGACCTGATACCGATTCCCGGTTCTCCGCCAGATCTATTTTCTCCGCCAGTTGGGTGCCCATTTGTTCCACGTTGTGAAAAAGCGATGGAAGTATGCGACCGTGTGTATCCCGTAAAGACTCAATTAACGGACGAACACCATGTCGACTGCTGGCTTCAGGATAAACGAGCTAACAAAGTGAAGCTTTCATCGGTCAGCTTAACCATTCGTTAA
- a CDS encoding LD-carboxypeptidase produces MMMKPSKLKKGDKVGVIAPASPPKSEPLKKGIRFLEELGLKVKVGNSVHKKYGYLAGNDTERIEDIHKMFSDQDVKAIFCACGGFGTGRIVSRLNFELIRQNPKIFWGYSDITFLHTAIHQQTGLVTFHGPMLSSDIGLEDVHEASKESFRQLFQTGDIDYTHDITKLETVSEGIATGPVIGGNLTLLVSTLGTPFEVNTKGKIFFIEDIDEEPYQVDRMLNQLKMANKFKDASGIIIGDFKNCEPKKRERSLTLDEVLTGHIASTGKPALKGFNIGHSSPNIAIPVGSIGTMNTFEHSFKIESGISEGENE; encoded by the coding sequence ATGATGATGAAGCCTTCTAAACTGAAAAAAGGTGATAAGGTAGGGGTTATAGCTCCTGCCAGCCCGCCAAAATCAGAACCATTGAAAAAAGGAATCCGGTTCCTTGAAGAATTAGGATTGAAAGTAAAGGTTGGGAACTCGGTACATAAAAAATATGGGTACTTAGCAGGTAACGACACAGAAAGGATAGAAGATATCCATAAGATGTTTTCAGATCAGGATGTGAAAGCCATTTTCTGTGCATGTGGAGGTTTTGGTACGGGACGTATTGTTTCAAGATTGAATTTCGAACTGATTCGTCAAAATCCAAAAATTTTTTGGGGGTATAGTGATATTACTTTTTTACATACGGCCATTCATCAACAAACAGGTCTCGTGACCTTCCATGGACCGATGCTAAGTTCCGATATCGGACTCGAGGACGTACATGAAGCCTCAAAGGAATCGTTCCGTCAGCTGTTTCAAACGGGAGATATTGACTATACACATGACATAACCAAACTTGAGACCGTCTCAGAAGGTATAGCGACCGGCCCCGTGATCGGCGGGAACCTCACCCTGCTTGTGAGCACACTGGGAACACCATTCGAAGTGAATACCAAAGGAAAGATCTTTTTCATTGAAGATATCGATGAGGAACCCTATCAAGTCGATAGAATGCTGAATCAGTTAAAAATGGCCAATAAATTCAAAGATGCTTCCGGAATCATCATAGGTGACTTTAAGAACTGCGAGCCTAAGAAACGTGAACGTTCCCTGACTCTTGATGAGGTCCTGACAGGACATATCGCAAGTACAGGAAAACCTGCATTAAAAGGTTTTAATATCGGACATTCTTCACCTAACATTGCCATACCGGTGGGCAGCATTGGAACAATGAATACATTCGAACATTCATTTAAAATCGAATCAGGAATAAGCGAGGGTGAGAACGAGTGA
- a CDS encoding DUF3231 family protein has translation MTDKKALCSSELATLWMTYQQKTMTQHILEYFIEKADVEEAKQILVDTHTNVKEYVGRLTTLFEEEGCVIPAGFTEEDVNPGVPKLFDHHFDILFLRQLQAISMGLHTLHVNMSYRKDLILLYKELTGFTQSVYEKCMDYLREKDVLPGPPAVTLPKSIEFANSPNYMAGFNIFSDKRALNTVEVAYLYFGIESNTLGMQMMTGFAQVANESEVKKYFIKGKELSKKIVSDYSKVLLESDVQAPSISGARATDSTVAPFSDKLMMYCTSLFTNFGLGSNALGTAFSLRSDLPVKLASTAKDILSYGHDGGKIMAKNGWMEQPPSMEDRNKLFK, from the coding sequence ATGACCGATAAGAAAGCGTTATGTTCAAGTGAGCTTGCTACTTTGTGGATGACATATCAGCAAAAGACAATGACTCAGCACATACTGGAGTATTTCATAGAGAAGGCGGACGTTGAGGAAGCAAAACAAATCCTGGTTGATACACATACAAATGTGAAAGAATACGTCGGAAGGCTCACCACTTTATTCGAAGAGGAGGGATGTGTGATTCCCGCCGGTTTTACCGAAGAAGATGTAAATCCAGGGGTTCCTAAACTCTTTGATCACCACTTCGATATCTTGTTTCTTAGGCAGCTACAAGCTATCAGTATGGGTTTGCATACGTTACACGTAAATATGTCATACCGGAAAGATCTCATCCTCTTATACAAAGAGTTGACCGGCTTCACTCAATCTGTTTATGAAAAGTGCATGGACTACTTACGCGAAAAAGATGTTCTACCAGGACCTCCTGCCGTAACACTCCCAAAATCAATCGAATTTGCTAATAGCCCTAATTATATGGCTGGTTTCAACATCTTTTCGGATAAAAGGGCGTTGAATACGGTTGAAGTTGCCTACCTTTATTTTGGAATTGAATCAAATACTTTGGGAATGCAGATGATGACGGGCTTTGCCCAAGTGGCAAATGAATCGGAAGTGAAGAAATACTTCATTAAAGGAAAAGAATTATCAAAGAAGATCGTGAGCGACTATTCTAAAGTGCTGCTGGAAAGTGATGTCCAAGCCCCTTCCATATCCGGAGCGAGAGCAACCGATTCAACAGTTGCACCTTTTTCAGATAAGCTCATGATGTATTGCACCTCCCTTTTCACTAACTTCGGTTTGGGGAGCAATGCCCTGGGAACTGCTTTCAGCTTACGCAGCGATCTTCCTGTCAAGCTAGCTTCAACTGCAAAAGACATATTATCTTATGGGCATGACGGAGGTAAAATAATGGCGAAGAACGGTTGGATGGAACAGCCTCCCAGTATGGAGGATCGAAACAAGCTGTTTAAATAA
- a CDS encoding ABC transporter permease, which translates to MGVPNQQEPLVTPDVRDEWFTPKKRNKEDAEAVVRPSLSYWQDAWKRLMKNKLAMLGLVFLTALIIMAVVGPIISPHDVTKQTLSNQNLPPSGQHWFGTDDMGRDVFTRTWYGARISLFVGFMAALIDFVIGIVYGGIAGYKGGKTDNVMMRIVEILYGLPYLLVVILLMVVMGPGLLTIIVALTVTGWIGMARIVRGQVLQIKNYEFILASKTFGTKTARIIRKNLLPNTMGPIIVQMTLTIPSAIFAEAFLSFLGLGIQAPYASWGVMANDGLSTILSGYWWRLFFPALFISLTMFSFNVLGDGLQDALDPKLRR; encoded by the coding sequence ATGGGGGTTCCAAATCAACAAGAGCCACTCGTGACTCCAGATGTGAGGGATGAATGGTTCACACCCAAGAAGAGGAATAAAGAGGATGCTGAAGCAGTGGTAAGACCCAGTCTTTCCTATTGGCAGGATGCCTGGAAGCGCCTCATGAAAAATAAACTGGCCATGCTTGGATTAGTATTCTTAACTGCATTAATCATCATGGCGGTCGTCGGCCCGATCATTTCTCCACACGACGTCACTAAGCAAACCCTTTCCAATCAAAATCTGCCGCCTTCTGGTCAACACTGGTTTGGTACGGACGATATGGGAAGAGATGTATTCACCCGTACATGGTATGGAGCACGCATTTCGTTGTTCGTAGGGTTCATGGCAGCGCTGATCGACTTTGTGATCGGGATTGTATACGGTGGTATTGCAGGTTATAAAGGCGGAAAAACAGACAATGTCATGATGCGTATTGTTGAAATATTATACGGATTACCATATCTGCTTGTCGTCATTCTTTTGATGGTAGTAATGGGACCGGGTCTCCTGACGATCATCGTAGCCCTAACAGTGACCGGGTGGATCGGGATGGCCAGGATCGTCAGGGGTCAGGTGCTTCAGATTAAAAACTATGAATTTATTTTAGCTTCAAAAACATTCGGGACGAAAACCGCACGAATCATCAGAAAGAATCTGCTTCCTAATACAATGGGCCCGATTATCGTACAAATGACATTGACGATACCGAGCGCGATCTTTGCTGAAGCTTTCTTAAGCTTCCTTGGACTCGGGATTCAAGCACCCTATGCAAGCTGGGGAGTGATGGCCAATGACGGGTTATCAACAATCCTATCAGGATACTGGTGGCGTTTATTCTTTCCTGCACTATTCATATCATTGACTATGTTTTCATTCAATGTGTTGGGAGACGGATTACAGGATGCACTGGATCCGAAATTAAGGAGGTAA
- a CDS encoding serine hydrolase, with amino-acid sequence MKNELEYKIREIMVRCNGRVSVAVELPSHSFHIDGDRSYSAASLIKIPILLEAFRQAQEGAISLNDMVTIPKEGRVGGAGVLVSLSDQLTLTVEDLVTLMIIVSDNTAANLLIERLGSNAIQELCHTLKLKHTRILRKLMDFEALEKGLDNYTSALDIITCLKVVDIGKEYSQTNTGKMLHILQQQQFNTKLPSRMDREAVYIGNKTGELPGVEHDCAIIKFRDKTAYIAVLIDELGESETGKDTIAQIGELICDSLIKDNSEKADEPYG; translated from the coding sequence ATGAAGAATGAATTAGAATATAAAATCAGGGAAATAATGGTTCGTTGTAACGGAAGGGTGAGTGTGGCCGTTGAGCTTCCATCTCACTCCTTCCACATTGATGGGGACCGCTCCTATTCCGCTGCCAGCTTAATTAAGATCCCCATTTTACTCGAAGCTTTCCGTCAAGCACAGGAAGGGGCAATTTCCCTTAATGATATGGTGACGATTCCCAAAGAGGGTAGAGTTGGCGGGGCTGGAGTGCTTGTGTCCCTTTCAGATCAACTCACTCTTACTGTAGAGGATCTCGTTACTCTTATGATCATCGTTTCCGATAATACAGCTGCAAATCTCCTTATTGAACGGCTAGGGTCGAATGCCATACAAGAACTCTGTCATACATTAAAATTAAAACATACCAGGATTCTTAGGAAATTGATGGATTTCGAAGCCTTGGAGAAGGGTTTGGATAACTATACCTCGGCACTCGATATCATTACTTGTTTGAAGGTAGTGGACATTGGTAAGGAATACAGTCAGACGAACACGGGGAAAATGCTGCATATTTTACAACAGCAGCAATTTAATACCAAACTCCCATCAAGGATGGACCGGGAAGCAGTATATATCGGAAACAAAACAGGAGAATTGCCCGGGGTTGAGCATGATTGCGCCATTATCAAGTTCAGGGATAAAACGGCTTATATAGCGGTACTTATCGATGAACTTGGAGAAAGCGAAACTGGGAAAGACACGATTGCTCAGATTGGAGAATTGATATGCGATTCCTTAATCAAAGATAACAGTGAAAAAGCAGATGAGCCATATGGATGA
- a CDS encoding peptide ABC transporter substrate-binding protein: MKKLLSVFLVGMLLLMLAACTATKDAGSESSSGDSKKEDAGKVLHLNNGAEPTSFDPPIGFDSYSWTALNNLMEGMTRLNANHEPEAAMAEKWDVSEDGKVYTFHIRDNAKWSNGDDVTAGDFVFAWKRLLNPDTGSPAAFLGYFIEGGEAFNTGKGSADDVKVAAKDEKTFEVTLTSPQAYFLSVIANPAFFPINEKVATENPEWFAEADTFVANGPFKLTEWEHDSHFVMEKNDQYWDKDSVKLDKVHWAMVNDTNTDYQLYKTGELDTADVPADLSKQLFEEGKVNVEDQAGTYFYRFNLEKEPFQNQNIRKAFAMAVDQQQMVDFVTKNKEKPAYGFVSKGFKDPSGKDFREANGDLVKTDVEEAKSLLKKGMEEEGYDKLPEVTLTYSTSDTHQKIAEALQQMFKENLDVDVKLANMEWNVFQDEQKALKFQLSRSSFLADYADPINFLENFQTGHSMNRTGWSNENYDKLIQQAKNEADEAKRFEMMYEAEKILMDEMPIIPIHFYNHVYLQNKDVTGIVRHPVGYMELKWADKK, from the coding sequence ATGAAAAAGCTATTATCGGTCTTCCTAGTGGGGATGCTCCTGCTCATGCTGGCAGCTTGTACGGCCACAAAGGATGCAGGCAGTGAGTCAAGCAGCGGGGACAGTAAGAAAGAAGACGCAGGAAAGGTCCTTCACCTGAATAATGGAGCAGAACCGACGTCGTTCGATCCACCAATCGGCTTTGATTCCTATTCCTGGACAGCACTGAACAATTTAATGGAAGGGATGACCCGTCTTAATGCCAATCATGAACCTGAAGCTGCCATGGCTGAAAAATGGGATGTTTCAGAAGATGGGAAAGTATATACCTTCCACATCAGGGACAATGCCAAATGGTCAAACGGTGATGATGTCACTGCGGGAGATTTTGTATTTGCGTGGAAACGCCTATTAAACCCAGACACAGGTTCACCGGCTGCTTTCCTCGGATATTTCATTGAAGGTGGAGAGGCATTCAACACGGGAAAGGGTTCAGCTGACGATGTGAAAGTCGCGGCGAAGGATGAGAAAACATTTGAGGTCACACTGACAAGTCCGCAAGCCTATTTCTTGAGCGTCATTGCCAATCCTGCATTCTTCCCGATCAATGAAAAGGTTGCTACTGAGAATCCGGAATGGTTTGCAGAAGCGGATACGTTCGTTGCCAACGGGCCGTTCAAACTGACGGAATGGGAGCATGATAGCCATTTCGTCATGGAAAAGAATGATCAATATTGGGACAAAGATTCAGTGAAATTGGATAAAGTTCACTGGGCTATGGTAAACGATACCAATACGGATTATCAATTATACAAAACCGGTGAACTGGATACAGCTGACGTACCGGCGGATTTAAGTAAACAGTTATTTGAAGAAGGTAAAGTGAATGTGGAAGACCAGGCTGGAACGTACTTCTATCGTTTCAATTTAGAAAAAGAGCCTTTCCAAAATCAAAACATCCGAAAAGCATTCGCCATGGCTGTCGACCAACAGCAAATGGTTGACTTTGTAACAAAGAATAAAGAAAAACCAGCTTACGGATTCGTTTCAAAAGGGTTTAAAGACCCATCAGGCAAGGACTTCCGTGAAGCAAACGGAGACTTGGTGAAAACCGATGTGGAAGAAGCAAAATCCCTCTTAAAGAAGGGGATGGAAGAAGAGGGATACGACAAACTACCGGAAGTCACTTTAACATACAGCACAAGTGATACTCATCAAAAAATTGCTGAAGCCCTTCAACAAATGTTCAAGGAAAACTTAGATGTTGATGTGAAGTTAGCCAATATGGAATGGAACGTGTTCCAGGATGAACAAAAGGCCTTGAAATTCCAATTATCACGGAGTTCATTCTTAGCAGACTATGCAGATCCGATTAACTTCCTGGAAAACTTCCAGACAGGACACTCCATGAACCGTACAGGATGGAGTAATGAAAATTATGACAAGCTGATCCAACAAGCAAAGAATGAAGCAGATGAAGCAAAACGATTCGAAATGATGTATGAAGCAGAAAAAATCCTAATGGATGAAATGCCGATCATCCCGATTCACTTCTACAATCATGTGTATCTACAAAACAAGGATGTGACGGGCATCGTCCGTCACCCGGTCGGCTACATGGAATTAAAATGGGCTGATAAAAAATAA
- a CDS encoding oligopeptide/dipeptide ABC transporter ATP-binding protein codes for MTNHKLLEVKELKKYFHLEKGKTLKAVDGISFDIYKGETFGLVGESGCGKSTTGRTIIGLYDRTEGEVLYDGKNVHRLSDKEKQSFYRNMQMIFQDPYASLNPRSTVREIIAEPMEAHNLFKDKRKQMERIYQLLEDVGLNRDHANRYPHEFSGGQRQRIGIARALALDPDFIIADEPISALDVSVQAQIVNLLTKLQKEKGLTFLFIAHDLSMVKHISNRIGVMYLGHIVELTESKELYKKPLHPYTQALLSAIPIPDPDVEDSRERMIIQGEIPSPINPPTGCVFRTRCPAAMEACATHKPKWQEVEEKHFVACHLYDKEITREHDEVAVTK; via the coding sequence ATGACAAATCATAAGTTGCTAGAAGTGAAAGAATTGAAAAAGTACTTCCACCTGGAAAAAGGAAAAACGTTAAAAGCTGTGGATGGTATTTCATTTGATATATACAAGGGAGAGACCTTCGGATTAGTGGGGGAATCCGGTTGTGGAAAGTCCACGACCGGTCGCACCATTATCGGTTTATACGACCGGACTGAAGGTGAGGTCTTATATGACGGTAAAAACGTACACAGACTTTCGGATAAGGAGAAACAATCATTTTATCGGAATATGCAGATGATCTTCCAAGATCCATATGCATCTCTTAACCCCCGTTCAACCGTAAGGGAAATCATAGCTGAACCTATGGAGGCACACAACTTATTCAAGGATAAAAGAAAGCAGATGGAACGCATTTATCAACTTCTGGAGGACGTAGGGCTTAATCGTGATCATGCCAACCGTTATCCTCATGAATTCAGCGGGGGACAGCGTCAACGTATTGGCATTGCAAGGGCACTTGCCCTTGATCCGGATTTCATTATTGCAGACGAACCGATTTCTGCACTTGATGTTTCTGTACAGGCACAAATTGTAAACTTACTAACGAAACTGCAAAAAGAAAAGGGCTTGACCTTTCTCTTTATTGCCCATGACCTTTCGATGGTCAAACATATCAGTAACCGTATAGGTGTGATGTATCTAGGTCATATTGTTGAACTTACCGAAAGTAAAGAGTTATATAAGAAACCTCTTCACCCCTATACTCAGGCATTGCTTTCCGCGATTCCGATTCCCGATCCGGATGTGGAGGATTCACGTGAAAGGATGATCATACAGGGGGAAATACCAAGTCCGATCAATCCCCCGACTGGCTGTGTGTTCAGAACCCGCTGTCCGGCAGCCATGGAAGCATGTGCCACCCATAAACCTAAATGGCAGGAAGTAGAGGAAAAGCATTTTGTAGCTTGTCACCTTTACGACAAGGAGATTACAAGGGAACATGATGAAGTAGCAGTCACTAAGTAA
- a CDS encoding dipeptide epimerase codes for MKIHQLETFRTAVPLHTPFKTALRTVTVAEAIIVKLTCDNGIIGWGEAPPTVVITGESLSSIEHSIQQVIKPGIIGKNLLNHENLFQHLHSLLIRNTSAKAAVDMAIYDCLAQHCHLPLYQLLGGYRGELETDYTVSVNSPKEMGEDAAAYVNKGFNVLKVKVGKDEIETDIKRIHEIRQRIGYDVKIRLDANQGWESKTAVRAIRKMEDLGLNIELVEQPVPAHDIEGLKRVTDGVDTLIMADESVFTPYQAFEVLKTRSADLINIKLMKAGGIYQAQKINDLAEVCGVECMVGSMIETRLGITAAAHFAASRKNVTRFDFDAPLMLADDIVVGGIHYNGRKITMPTKAGLGIERVTV; via the coding sequence GTGAAGATCCATCAACTTGAAACGTTCAGGACAGCAGTGCCTTTACATACCCCTTTTAAGACCGCTTTACGTACGGTGACGGTGGCTGAAGCCATCATTGTTAAACTGACTTGCGACAACGGTATTATCGGCTGGGGAGAGGCACCTCCGACCGTAGTGATCACTGGAGAAAGTTTATCCAGCATCGAACATAGCATCCAACAAGTAATCAAACCCGGGATAATAGGCAAAAATCTATTAAACCACGAGAACCTTTTCCAACATCTTCATTCGTTACTCATCCGTAATACAAGCGCGAAGGCAGCGGTGGATATGGCCATTTATGATTGCCTGGCTCAACATTGTCACCTGCCCCTCTATCAACTTCTGGGAGGGTACAGAGGGGAGCTTGAGACAGATTACACGGTGAGTGTGAACAGCCCGAAGGAAATGGGTGAGGACGCAGCAGCATATGTAAATAAAGGCTTTAATGTACTGAAAGTGAAAGTAGGCAAAGATGAAATCGAAACAGATATTAAAAGAATTCACGAAATCCGCCAACGAATCGGTTATGATGTCAAAATCCGCCTGGATGCCAATCAGGGATGGGAATCGAAAACCGCAGTCAGAGCGATTCGCAAGATGGAGGATCTTGGCCTGAATATCGAATTAGTTGAGCAGCCAGTGCCTGCACATGACATTGAAGGCTTGAAGAGGGTCACGGATGGGGTCGATACCCTTATCATGGCTGATGAAAGTGTGTTCACTCCATACCAAGCTTTTGAAGTATTAAAGACCCGAAGTGCAGATCTGATCAATATTAAACTCATGAAAGCGGGGGGAATCTACCAGGCTCAGAAAATAAACGATCTAGCGGAAGTGTGCGGGGTCGAATGTATGGTCGGCAGCATGATCGAAACCAGACTGGGAATAACGGCTGCAGCCCACTTTGCGGCAAGCAGGAAAAACGTCACTCGGTTTGATTTCGACGCACCACTCATGCTGGCTGACGATATTGTAGTCGGTGGAATCCATTATAACGGTCGGAAGATTACTATGCCGACAAAAGCCGGTCTTGGTATAGAGAGAGTAACAGTATGA
- a CDS encoding ABC transporter permease produces MSTYLLKRLLAMVITLWLIVTLTFFLMHTIPGSPFNEERNTSEMVQQNLEAHYHLNEPLMVQYFLYLKSLISLDFGPSITQPSQTVNDLLGRGFPISFELGMTTLIIAVLSGIILGVLAALKHNGIIDYMAMTFAVLGISIPNFVMATLLIQQVAVTWGILPVATWTSWRHMILPTLALATGPMAIIARLTRSSMLEVLTQDYIRTARAKGLSPFKIVVKHALRNALLPVVTVLGTLAAGILTGTFVIEQIFAIPGMGKYFVESINQRDYPVIMGTTVFYSAFLIVMLFLVDLAYGFLDPRIKLHKKEAK; encoded by the coding sequence ATGAGTACATATTTGTTGAAACGACTACTGGCCATGGTTATAACCCTCTGGCTGATTGTAACGTTAACGTTTTTCCTGATGCATACCATCCCAGGATCTCCCTTCAATGAAGAACGGAATACGAGTGAAATGGTACAACAAAATTTAGAAGCCCATTATCATTTGAACGAGCCCCTGATGGTGCAATATTTTCTATATTTAAAGTCGCTTATCTCGTTGGACTTTGGTCCTTCTATCACCCAGCCATCCCAAACAGTGAACGATCTGCTGGGGAGGGGATTTCCGATTTCATTTGAACTCGGTATGACAACACTGATCATCGCAGTGCTTTCAGGAATTATCCTCGGGGTTTTGGCAGCCCTTAAGCATAATGGAATCATTGACTATATGGCGATGACATTTGCCGTACTGGGCATTTCCATTCCTAATTTCGTCATGGCGACATTATTGATTCAACAGGTTGCTGTAACGTGGGGAATTCTTCCGGTTGCCACTTGGACAAGCTGGCGACACATGATTCTCCCGACTCTTGCATTAGCCACAGGGCCCATGGCGATCATTGCACGTCTTACCCGCTCGAGTATGCTGGAAGTGTTGACTCAGGATTATATACGGACAGCACGCGCTAAGGGGTTGTCACCGTTCAAGATTGTCGTTAAGCATGCGTTAAGAAATGCATTGCTTCCGGTGGTCACTGTCCTGGGTACACTTGCTGCAGGGATCTTAACAGGAACCTTCGTCATCGAACAGATCTTTGCCATTCCTGGTATGGGAAAATACTTTGTCGAAAGCATCAATCAACGTGATTATCCAGTGATTATGGGAACAACGGTATTTTATAGTGCCTTCCTTATTGTCATGTTGTTTTTAGTGGATCTGGCATATGGTTTCCTTGATCCACGGATAAAGTTACATAAGAAGGAGGCAAAATGA
- a CDS encoding C40 family peptidase → MTTKAQIAVPVATLWTNRDSARDLDTPAITNPAHMTDWLDSLTYDMRLALCDENRIQSQALFGQEVIVLEESNGWSHVLIPDQSSSKDNRGYPGWIPSVQLSPGESSQADTYAIVISKFTDLINKENETELELSFQTILPIVKEHDDLIEVGTPLGTRFLRQTDIMVSRSKVNDRRGSGQDIVSSGESFLDLPYLWGGMSSYGFDCSGFSYTMCKTQGYLIPRDANDQAKEGREVSLDRLLPGDLLFFAYEEGKGSIHHVAIYYGEGKMIHSPNTGKTIEILSLKGTYYEKELCAARRYWEETEGPR, encoded by the coding sequence ATGACGACAAAGGCGCAAATAGCAGTACCTGTAGCAACTCTATGGACAAACCGGGATTCCGCACGTGACTTGGATACACCCGCCATAACCAATCCAGCTCACATGACAGATTGGTTGGACTCCTTAACTTATGATATGCGCTTAGCACTTTGTGATGAGAACAGAATACAATCTCAAGCCTTATTCGGTCAGGAAGTAATCGTGTTGGAAGAGAGTAACGGTTGGTCCCACGTCCTTATACCTGATCAATCATCTTCAAAAGACAATCGAGGATACCCCGGCTGGATCCCGAGTGTTCAGCTTTCACCCGGTGAGTCATCCCAAGCGGACACGTATGCCATTGTAATAAGTAAATTCACGGACTTGATCAATAAGGAAAATGAAACTGAATTAGAACTCAGCTTTCAAACCATTTTGCCGATTGTGAAAGAACATGATGATTTAATAGAAGTGGGGACTCCTTTGGGCACTAGGTTCTTAAGGCAGACAGATATCATGGTATCCAGATCGAAAGTAAATGATCGAAGGGGAAGTGGCCAGGACATTGTCTCATCTGGAGAATCATTCCTTGATCTTCCATATTTATGGGGTGGGATGTCAAGCTATGGATTTGATTGCTCTGGATTCAGCTACACGATGTGCAAAACTCAAGGGTATTTGATTCCACGGGATGCAAATGACCAGGCAAAGGAAGGGAGAGAGGTATCGTTGGATCGCTTATTGCCTGGTGACCTCTTGTTCTTTGCGTATGAGGAAGGAAAAGGCAGCATTCATCATGTTGCCATCTATTATGGTGAAGGTAAGATGATACACTCCCCCAACACCGGTAAAACAATAGAGATACTGTCATTGAAAGGAACTTATTATGAAAAAGAGCTATGCGCAGCCAGACGCTACTGGGAAGAAACGGAGGGACCCCGATGA